A genomic window from Anthocerotibacter panamensis C109 includes:
- a CDS encoding BamA/TamA family outer membrane protein: MRWHLLVLGILLALGLPAGAQTQSVPATPVEPVAPPTATPTPPTPPTDSAPAPDQQPPAAPEVKVLVAEVQVVQNKDAPLNNDLENQVYKVIKTRPGQTTTRTQLQEDINAVFATGYFSDVKATPEDTPLGVRVTFDVAPNPTLNKVAAVGNLKILTPADLDKIFAPQKGKTLNYGELQKGVKEVEEFYASQGYVLAKVTDVQSSPTGDVNLTITEGEIADIQVKGNDRTRAYIVTRELSVQPGNIFNRDRIQADLQRVFALNLFKDVSLELNPAEDDKKVIVALKVEEKNTGSLGAGGGASSATGIFGTLSYQEQNLGGNNQKLGFDLQAGTRQFQYNVNFTDPWLNSNPDHTALNVNLFSRDTFSYIFDQSVGLPNDQGLPRENRLGVGVTFLRPLENGWRGSLGGRVERVQLRDFLGNAFTTDALGNPLTASGTDTDNLYTLEASVFRDDRDNTLTPTRGTFLRIGGEQNLGILGASPFYTRIGAEYSQFNAAPGLLPLGDGQQILAFNARVGTLLGLFPPYEAWTLGGANSVRGYFEGDLGTARSFLITTAELRSPIVDPVSGVLFVDYGTDLATAASVLGAPGLVRNKPGSGLGYGFGLRLQSPLGPLRIDFGFTTSNSSQIHFGIGEKF; encoded by the coding sequence ATGCGTTGGCATCTCTTGGTACTTGGTATACTCCTGGCCCTAGGGCTACCGGCGGGTGCCCAGACCCAGTCGGTACCAGCAACTCCGGTCGAGCCGGTTGCACCGCCAACCGCTACGCCCACTCCGCCGACTCCACCGACTGACAGTGCGCCTGCCCCAGACCAGCAACCCCCGGCTGCGCCTGAAGTTAAGGTGTTGGTCGCCGAAGTGCAGGTGGTTCAAAATAAAGATGCTCCGCTGAACAACGACCTAGAAAATCAGGTCTATAAAGTCATCAAGACCCGTCCCGGTCAGACCACCACGCGTACGCAGCTCCAGGAAGATATCAACGCAGTCTTTGCCACCGGCTATTTTTCGGACGTAAAGGCGACTCCCGAAGACACCCCGCTTGGAGTCCGGGTGACTTTTGATGTCGCCCCCAACCCCACGCTCAACAAAGTCGCTGCCGTAGGAAACCTCAAAATCCTGACCCCGGCGGACTTGGACAAGATCTTCGCCCCGCAAAAGGGCAAGACGCTCAACTACGGCGAACTCCAGAAGGGCGTCAAAGAAGTTGAAGAATTCTATGCCAGCCAGGGCTATGTTCTGGCTAAAGTCACTGATGTCCAATCCAGTCCCACAGGGGATGTCAACTTGACGATCACCGAAGGGGAGATCGCCGACATCCAGGTCAAGGGCAATGACCGCACCCGTGCCTATATTGTGACCAGAGAATTATCAGTCCAACCTGGGAACATCTTCAACCGTGACCGCATTCAGGCTGACCTACAAAGAGTCTTTGCCCTCAATCTCTTTAAGGACGTGAGCCTAGAACTCAATCCCGCCGAAGACGACAAAAAAGTCATCGTTGCACTCAAAGTTGAAGAAAAAAATACTGGCTCTCTAGGAGCTGGTGGCGGGGCTAGTTCGGCTACGGGGATCTTTGGAACGCTTTCCTATCAGGAACAAAACCTTGGTGGCAATAACCAAAAGCTTGGCTTTGACCTCCAGGCAGGGACACGCCAGTTCCAATACAACGTCAACTTCACCGACCCCTGGCTCAACTCCAATCCCGATCACACCGCCCTCAACGTCAACCTCTTCTCCCGCGATACATTCAGCTACATCTTTGATCAATCCGTCGGTCTGCCGAACGACCAAGGGTTGCCCAGGGAGAACCGCCTGGGAGTGGGGGTGACCTTCTTACGCCCGTTGGAAAATGGTTGGCGGGGCTCCTTGGGGGGACGCGTCGAACGGGTCCAACTGCGCGACTTCCTCGGGAACGCCTTTACTACAGACGCCCTGGGTAACCCCCTTACCGCCAGTGGCACCGACACCGACAATCTCTATACCTTGGAGGCCAGCGTCTTCCGCGACGACCGCGACAATACGCTGACGCCGACTCGGGGTACCTTCCTTAGGATCGGTGGGGAGCAAAACCTGGGTATCCTCGGAGCCTCGCCCTTCTATACGCGCATAGGGGCAGAATACAGTCAGTTTAATGCCGCCCCAGGGCTGTTGCCGCTGGGGGATGGTCAACAAATCCTGGCGTTCAATGCCCGCGTTGGGACGCTCCTGGGATTATTTCCCCCCTATGAAGCCTGGACCCTGGGGGGAGCCAACTCTGTGCGGGGCTACTTTGAGGGTGACCTGGGAACAGCCCGTAGCTTCCTCATCACCACCGCAGAGCTTCGCTCCCCCATTGTGGACCCCGTCTCTGGGGTACTGTTTGTGGACTATGGGACAGACCTGGCTACCGCCGCGTCGGTCTTGGGTGCGCCTGGTCTTGTGCGCAACAAACCCGGTAGTGGTCTGGGCTACGGTTTTGGCCTGCGCCTCCAATCGCCCCTGGGTCCGCTACGGATCGATTTTGGCTTTACCACGTCCAACTCGAGCCAGATCCACTTTGGGATAGGTGAGAAGTTTTAA
- the fabZ gene encoding 3-hydroxyacyl-ACP dehydratase FabZ, translating to MNISPITLTSEPKVIFDTEAIKKILPHRYPFLFLDGILEYVPYQYAIGIKNVSVNEYFFVGHFPDKPLFPAVLLLEAVGQVGVFLVLKSFEDKRLAVFTGSDKTKFRKPIIPGDQIVMRAELLDLRGNRFGKVAGRAEVNGELVGEAILNFALVEPSSL from the coding sequence ATGAACATCAGCCCTATCACTCTGACCTCTGAGCCTAAGGTCATCTTCGACACTGAAGCCATCAAGAAAATCCTCCCCCACCGTTATCCCTTCCTCTTTCTGGACGGGATCCTTGAGTATGTGCCTTATCAGTACGCTATCGGGATCAAGAACGTCTCAGTCAACGAGTACTTTTTCGTCGGTCATTTTCCCGACAAGCCCCTCTTCCCGGCAGTTCTACTTCTGGAGGCTGTCGGACAAGTCGGGGTATTCCTGGTGCTCAAGTCGTTTGAGGACAAACGGCTGGCCGTATTTACAGGCTCCGATAAGACTAAGTTTCGCAAACCCATCATCCCCGGCGATCAGATTGTCATGCGTGCCGAGTTACTTGATTTGCGGGGCAACCGGTTTGGTAAAGTAGCGGGTAGGGCCGAAGTAAACGGCGAGCTCGTCGGAGAAGCGATATTGAACTTTGCCCTGGTCGAGCCCTCGAGCCTGTAA
- a CDS encoding M20 metallopeptidase family protein, producing MMPLLSLWRRQIHQYPELGFREHLTSAFAADRLKQWGWQVQEGVAQTGIVAVLPGTSSQKVIALRADMDALPMQEYNPVSYRSVHDGVMHACGHDGHTAILLGLAKYLASQPTLPGTVKLLFQPAEEGPGGAKPMIESGALQDPQPQAILGLHLWNNLPLGTVGVVPGPLMANTDYFKVLITGQGGHGAMPQQTIDAVVVAAQVVVALQTIVSRNVDPLQAAVVTVGKFHAGSVFNVIAPSATLEGTVRCFAPELAQRLPQRLEQVIAGVCQAMGASYHLEYTRHYPAVINHPEITSLVQSVARKVLDRIEAVVPEQTLGGEDMAFFLQEVPGCYFFLGSANRDLGLDKPHHHPCFDFDERALGLGVEVFTRCIEEFFAPATTPGPVSATQALV from the coding sequence ATGATGCCGCTGTTATCCTTGTGGCGCCGACAGATCCATCAGTATCCTGAGTTGGGCTTTAGAGAGCATCTGACCAGTGCTTTTGCCGCAGACCGTCTCAAACAATGGGGCTGGCAGGTCCAAGAAGGCGTAGCCCAAACAGGTATTGTGGCGGTGCTACCGGGTACTTCTTCCCAAAAAGTGATCGCGTTACGTGCAGACATGGATGCTCTGCCGATGCAGGAGTACAACCCAGTCTCCTACCGTTCTGTACACGATGGGGTGATGCACGCTTGTGGTCACGATGGTCATACAGCGATTTTATTGGGTTTAGCCAAGTATCTGGCAAGCCAACCGACGCTCCCCGGAACCGTGAAATTGCTCTTCCAACCCGCAGAAGAAGGCCCAGGCGGAGCCAAACCTATGATTGAGAGCGGGGCACTCCAGGACCCTCAGCCCCAGGCGATCCTGGGTCTGCATCTATGGAACAACCTACCGCTGGGTACGGTGGGCGTAGTCCCTGGACCCTTGATGGCTAACACAGACTACTTCAAAGTCCTAATTACCGGCCAGGGCGGGCACGGGGCGATGCCTCAGCAGACCATTGATGCCGTCGTGGTCGCAGCTCAGGTCGTGGTCGCACTCCAGACGATTGTCAGCCGCAATGTGGACCCGCTCCAGGCAGCGGTGGTGACTGTGGGTAAATTCCATGCCGGGAGCGTATTTAATGTTATTGCTCCAAGCGCAACCCTAGAGGGGACCGTGCGCTGCTTCGCGCCCGAGTTGGCCCAACGCTTGCCCCAACGGCTTGAGCAGGTCATTGCTGGAGTCTGTCAGGCTATGGGAGCCAGCTATCACCTGGAGTACACCCGCCACTACCCCGCTGTCATCAATCACCCCGAAATCACCAGCCTCGTCCAGTCTGTTGCCCGCAAGGTCCTAGACCGGATCGAAGCGGTCGTCCCTGAGCAAACCCTGGGCGGCGAGGACATGGCCTTTTTCCTGCAAGAGGTCCCAGGCTGTTACTTCTTCTTGGGTTCCGCCAATCGGGATCTGGGGCTGGACAAACCCCATCACCACCCTTGCTTCGATTTTGACGAGCGGGCGTTGGGTCTGGGGGTGGAAGTTTTCACCCGCTGTATCGAAGAATTTTTTGCCCCAGCGACAACACCTGGACCTGTAAGCGCAACCCAGGCGCTCGTGTGA
- the lpxA gene encoding acyl-ACP--UDP-N-acetylglucosamine O-acyltransferase has translation MLPMIHPSASVHPKAQLHPTVRVGPYSVVGEHVTIGPDTEVMAHVVIDGWTDIGANNAIFPGAVIGQEPQDLKYQGAPSRVVIGNNNRIRECVTVNRATHEGEITSIGDDNLIMAYVHVAHNCQIGDQVVIANSVALAGHVHIESRAVLGGVLGVHQFVHIGKLSMVGGMSRVERDVPPFTMVEGNPVRVRGLNLVGLDRAGISSEQDSETYALLRKAFRLLYRSGLTFNDALDQLTQLPSNDAVDHLLIFLKASLTGRRRGPIPGAKRGAP, from the coding sequence TTGCTACCCATGATTCATCCAAGTGCTTCGGTCCACCCCAAAGCCCAACTCCACCCCACAGTCCGGGTCGGACCTTACAGTGTGGTCGGCGAACATGTAACCATCGGTCCCGACACAGAAGTGATGGCCCATGTTGTCATTGATGGTTGGACCGATATCGGGGCCAACAATGCCATCTTTCCAGGGGCCGTGATTGGTCAGGAACCCCAAGATTTAAAATATCAGGGCGCACCTTCGCGGGTGGTCATCGGCAACAACAACCGCATCCGCGAGTGCGTCACGGTCAACCGGGCCACCCACGAGGGGGAGATTACCTCTATCGGGGATGACAACTTGATCATGGCCTATGTCCATGTGGCCCACAACTGTCAAATCGGCGATCAGGTGGTCATTGCCAACTCCGTAGCCCTCGCGGGACACGTCCACATCGAGTCCCGCGCGGTCCTCGGTGGAGTTTTAGGTGTTCACCAGTTTGTCCACATCGGCAAGCTTTCGATGGTCGGGGGGATGTCCCGAGTCGAGCGGGATGTCCCCCCCTTCACGATGGTAGAGGGCAACCCTGTCCGGGTCCGGGGGCTCAATCTGGTGGGCTTGGACCGAGCAGGCATCTCTTCAGAACAGGACAGTGAAACCTATGCCCTACTGCGTAAAGCTTTTCGGCTCCTTTACCGCTCCGGGCTCACCTTCAATGATGCCCTCGATCAGCTCACCCAACTCCCATCCAATGATGCGGTAGACCACCTGCTTATCTTCCTCAAAGCTTCCCTGACGGGTCGTCGTCGGGGGCCGATTCCAGGAGCAAAAAGAGGCGCTCCGTAG
- the lpxC gene encoding UDP-3-O-acyl-N-acetylglucosamine deacetylase: protein MQHTLAESFTVAGRTLHGGEWCQLTVKPAPPNQGRVFTRLDLAGKPMLSAVTDWVSPTALSTRLEQGTMSVRTPEHLLAALAGLGIDNCTIELDRAELPILDGSAAPYVRAIQQTGIVAQPEPLSQVVVTEPLTVWDADRFVAAFPDTLFRVSYGIDFPGTAIGQQWTSWVVTPELIARELAPARTFTTRAQVDGLKARGLIQGGSLDCALVADTTGWVGQLPYWPDEPSRHKVLDLVGDLALVGAPIIAHIVAYKAGHDLHVRLAHLLRQRLQSQP from the coding sequence ATGCAGCACACCCTGGCTGAATCCTTCACCGTCGCGGGTCGGACGCTCCATGGAGGCGAATGGTGCCAGCTTACGGTCAAGCCCGCTCCTCCAAATCAGGGTCGTGTCTTTACCCGGTTAGACTTGGCTGGAAAACCTATGCTCTCAGCGGTAACCGATTGGGTGAGCCCTACGGCCCTCTCGACACGCCTAGAGCAGGGAACCATGAGCGTGCGTACCCCAGAGCACCTACTGGCAGCCCTAGCGGGTCTTGGGATCGACAACTGCACCATTGAGCTGGACCGTGCGGAGCTGCCGATCCTAGATGGTTCAGCGGCCCCTTATGTCCGGGCAATCCAACAGACCGGCATAGTGGCCCAGCCTGAACCGCTGTCCCAGGTTGTGGTCACTGAACCGCTGACAGTTTGGGATGCAGACCGCTTTGTAGCAGCTTTCCCGGACACGCTGTTTCGGGTGAGTTACGGTATCGATTTCCCAGGGACAGCCATTGGTCAACAGTGGACCTCCTGGGTAGTTACCCCGGAGTTGATAGCCCGAGAGCTGGCCCCGGCTAGGACGTTTACCACCCGTGCTCAAGTGGATGGCCTCAAGGCCAGAGGATTGATCCAGGGGGGCTCTCTCGACTGTGCCCTGGTCGCTGATACGACGGGGTGGGTGGGTCAACTCCCCTACTGGCCCGATGAACCGTCTCGCCATAAAGTCTTGGATCTCGTGGGGGATTTGGCCTTGGTTGGAGCGCCCATAATCGCCCACATTGTCGCCTATAAAGCGGGCCACGACCTGCATGTCCGCCTCGCTCACCTCCTTCGTCAACGTCTCCAGTCACAGCCATGA